A genome region from Sphingomonas sp. BGYR3 includes the following:
- a CDS encoding flagellar type III secretion system protein FlhB gives MAETAGERTEAPTQKRRQKALDDGDVLKSQDFSAAIVILAGCLWMATLGPSLLGACKELMRASFAFGRGEIEDFQPWQPILEAGWKIAPSLGGLLAMTAAAALFAQAGIGGLRFNGKLWAPKASRINPGAGLKRIFGPQGWIELGKAILKAILLGAIGGSILWSAAHDMTGLMASDVPGAMGALGDTFIYLVFAMAAGLAAIAAIDLPIAIIRRMNRLKMSKQEIKDEHKEAEGNPENKAAQRQRQRQILKGGFRKAVAEAHVVLTNPTHFAVALRYVQGQDMVPVVVAKGRGDTALAIRELAAEMGKPVLEYPTLARAVYYTSREGQEVRDDLYMAIATVLAFIFNINAAARPALPDIDVPSTAWFDENGNQLSRKP, from the coding sequence GAGACCGCCGGCGAACGGACAGAAGCACCAACCCAGAAACGCCGCCAAAAGGCGCTGGATGACGGCGATGTCCTTAAATCCCAGGATTTCAGCGCCGCCATCGTCATTCTGGCCGGCTGTCTGTGGATGGCGACGCTGGGACCGTCGCTGCTGGGCGCGTGCAAGGAACTGATGCGCGCCAGCTTTGCCTTTGGGCGCGGCGAGATCGAGGATTTTCAGCCCTGGCAGCCGATTCTGGAGGCCGGGTGGAAAATCGCCCCGTCGCTGGGCGGCCTGCTGGCGATGACCGCAGCGGCGGCGCTGTTCGCCCAGGCGGGGATCGGTGGCCTGCGCTTCAATGGCAAGCTGTGGGCGCCCAAGGCCAGCCGGATCAATCCCGGCGCGGGCCTCAAACGGATTTTCGGACCGCAGGGCTGGATCGAACTTGGCAAGGCCATCCTGAAGGCGATTCTTCTCGGCGCCATCGGCGGGTCGATCCTGTGGTCTGCGGCGCACGACATGACGGGGTTGATGGCGTCCGACGTGCCCGGAGCGATGGGCGCGCTTGGCGACACCTTCATCTATCTCGTCTTTGCCATGGCAGCGGGCCTTGCCGCCATCGCCGCCATCGACCTCCCCATCGCGATCATCCGCCGCATGAACCGGCTGAAAATGTCGAAGCAGGAAATCAAGGACGAGCACAAGGAAGCCGAAGGCAACCCGGAGAACAAGGCCGCCCAGCGCCAGCGTCAGCGCCAGATCCTGAAGGGCGGGTTCCGCAAGGCAGTGGCAGAGGCGCACGTCGTGCTGACCAACCCGACGCACTTCGCCGTCGCGCTTCGCTATGTGCAGGGTCAGGACATGGTGCCGGTCGTGGTGGCAAAGGGGCGCGGCGACACCGCTCTGGCCATCCGCGAACTGGCCGCCGAAATGGGCAAGCCCGTGCTGGAATATCCGACGCTCGCCCGCGCGGTCTATTACACCAGCCGCGAGGGGCAGGAGGTGCGCGACGACCTGTACATGGCGATCGCCACCGTTCTTGCCTTTATCTTCAACATCAACGCCGCCGCGCGCCCGGCACTGCCCGACATCGATGTGCCGAGCACCGCCTGGTTCGACGAAAATGGCAATCAACTCAGCCGAAAACCCTAA
- a CDS encoding NADPH-dependent FMN reductase, with protein sequence MTQPHIVAIGGTLRPLSGTAAALSRALDAAQAAGARTTLLTGPAIDFPNFDPESAMDNDLIRAFINTVRSADGLVIGSPGYHGTLSGLVKNALDHIELTRGDARPYLDGLPVGVIATAAGWQAAVSTMQALRTVVHALRGWPTPMGVAINTVGNSDWLAESAGGIDVMMQQVMAFAARR encoded by the coding sequence ATGACCCAGCCGCATATCGTCGCCATCGGTGGCACGCTCCGCCCGTTGTCGGGCACGGCCGCTGCCCTGTCCCGCGCACTGGATGCGGCTCAGGCGGCGGGCGCGCGCACCACCTTGCTGACCGGTCCGGCGATCGATTTCCCGAATTTCGACCCGGAATCGGCGATGGACAATGATCTGATCCGCGCCTTTATCAACACGGTGCGCTCGGCGGACGGACTGGTCATCGGATCGCCCGGCTATCACGGCACCTTGTCCGGCCTGGTCAAGAACGCGCTCGATCATATCGAACTGACGCGGGGCGATGCCCGCCCCTATCTGGACGGATTGCCGGTCGGCGTGATCGCCACAGCGGCTGGTTGGCAGGCGGCGGTATCGACCATGCAGGCGCTGCGGACCGTCGTTCATGCCCTTCGCGGATGGCCGACGCCAATGGGTGTTGCAATCAACACGGTCGGCAACAGCGACTGGCTGGCCGAGTCGGCGGGCGGGATCGATGTGATGATGCAGCAGGTGATGGCGTTCGCTGCCAGACGCTGA
- the fliD gene encoding flagellar filament capping protein FliD: protein MVESITKTLGTGSGIDTTALVNSLVEAQFAAKNAQLEQRQETLTTQLSTVSQLKSGISGFSTALSQLVSGGTLTTQATSSNTSIVRATSLNGAQITSLNADVEVRQLAAAQVAYANPVTDPAAAIGTGVLSLQFGTATVSGTTMTGFTAGASAAIDITIDETNNSLTGIRDAINAAKAGVTASIVSDSDGARLVLKGTSGAAQAFRLTATEDEAAPGLSALAIGVGSTGTKIGTAAADAIVAVDGVAVRRTTNSISDLIPGVRLDLVAASTGTTIKIGASQPTDNLRQAVNDVVTTYNELYTALREATDPISGPLRADPGARSMMQAMRELSLRQLIPADGNAPRTLAELGVATARDGSLSVNSAQLNRALTSYPEAVGRMFAAGTGGLSGALFAISTAATSRSTGLGASEQRYNRQQSDLTDQQAKATEQAEAARTRMTRQFASMDARVAAYKSTQNFLTQQIEAWNAQR from the coding sequence ATGGTTGAATCGATCACCAAGACGCTGGGCACCGGCTCCGGGATTGACACGACCGCGCTGGTCAACAGCCTGGTCGAGGCGCAGTTCGCGGCCAAGAACGCCCAGCTTGAACAGCGCCAGGAAACGCTGACGACGCAGCTGTCGACTGTCTCGCAGTTGAAAAGCGGCATCAGCGGCTTTTCAACTGCCCTGTCCCAGCTGGTTAGTGGCGGCACGCTGACCACCCAGGCGACCAGCAGCAACACCAGCATCGTCCGCGCCACCAGCCTGAACGGCGCGCAGATCACGTCGTTGAACGCGGATGTGGAGGTGCGCCAGCTTGCCGCCGCACAGGTTGCCTATGCCAATCCGGTAACGGATCCCGCCGCCGCGATCGGCACGGGCGTGCTGTCCCTTCAATTCGGCACGGCGACCGTGTCTGGCACGACGATGACCGGCTTTACCGCCGGCGCTTCGGCCGCAATCGACATTACGATCGACGAAACCAACAACAGCCTGACCGGGATCCGCGACGCGATCAATGCGGCAAAAGCGGGGGTCACCGCCTCCATCGTGTCCGACAGCGACGGCGCGCGGCTGGTGCTCAAGGGGACGAGCGGTGCGGCACAGGCGTTCCGGCTTACCGCGACGGAGGATGAGGCTGCCCCCGGCCTGTCGGCGCTTGCCATCGGCGTGGGATCGACAGGCACAAAGATCGGCACCGCCGCTGCCGATGCGATTGTGGCAGTCGATGGCGTTGCCGTTCGCCGAACGACGAACAGCATCTCCGATCTGATCCCCGGCGTGCGCCTTGATCTGGTGGCGGCCAGCACGGGCACGACGATCAAGATCGGCGCGTCGCAGCCGACCGACAATCTGCGCCAGGCAGTGAACGATGTCGTCACCACCTATAACGAGCTTTACACCGCCCTGCGGGAGGCGACGGACCCGATTTCCGGTCCGCTGCGCGCCGATCCCGGCGCCCGTTCGATGATGCAGGCGATGCGCGAATTGTCGCTGCGCCAGCTGATCCCGGCGGATGGCAATGCGCCGCGCACCCTCGCCGAACTTGGTGTCGCCACGGCCCGCGACGGATCGCTCAGCGTCAACAGCGCCCAGCTGAACCGCGCGCTGACCAGCTATCCCGAGGCGGTCGGCCGGATGTTCGCCGCCGGAACCGGTGGTTTGTCGGGCGCGCTGTTCGCCATCTCGACCGCCGCGACCAGCCGGTCCACCGGCCTTGGCGCATCGGAACAGCGATATAATCGCCAGCAAAGCGACCTGACCGATCAGCAGGCAAAGGCGACCGAGCAGGCAGAGGCCGCGCGCACCCGGATGACCCGGCAGTTTGCCAGCATGGACGCGCGCGTTGCCGCCTATAAATCGACGCAGAACTTCCTGACCCAGCAGATCGAAGCGTGGAACGCCCAGCGTTGA
- the fliS gene encoding flagellar export chaperone FliS has product MTKPSRLANPERVYRAVDLAGRTGGADPHALVTLLYEELIRALATAAWATENRNFKMKSDRVTRAIAILFALEAGLDFDRGGDVSRTLATLYSGLRKQVIDASLGGDPEPFRRVGADLAEIAEAWRSVRV; this is encoded by the coding sequence ATGACCAAGCCATCCCGACTGGCGAACCCTGAACGCGTCTATCGCGCGGTCGATCTGGCCGGGCGCACGGGCGGCGCGGATCCGCATGCGCTGGTCACGCTGCTCTATGAAGAGTTGATCCGCGCGCTCGCCACGGCCGCATGGGCGACGGAAAACCGCAATTTCAAGATGAAGAGCGACCGGGTGACCCGCGCCATTGCCATCCTGTTCGCGCTGGAGGCGGGGCTGGATTTCGATCGCGGCGGCGATGTGTCCCGCACGCTGGCCACGCTCTATTCCGGCCTTCGGAAACAGGTGATCGACGCAAGCCTTGGCGGCGATCCCGAACCGTTTCGCCGGGTCGGCGCCGATCTTGCCGAGATTGCAGAGGCGTGGCGCTCCGTCCGCGTCTGA